A window from Bubalus kerabau isolate K-KA32 ecotype Philippines breed swamp buffalo chromosome 5, PCC_UOA_SB_1v2, whole genome shotgun sequence encodes these proteins:
- the LOC129653955 gene encoding uncharacterized protein LOC129653955, which translates to MGKTRDLFKKIRDTKGTFHAKMGSIKDRNGMDLTEAEDIKKRWQEYTEELYKKDLHDPDNHDGVITDLEPDILECEVKWALESITTNKASGGDGISVELFQILKDDAVKVLHSICQQIWKIQQWPQDWKRSVFIPIPKKGNAKECSNYRTIALISHASKVMLKILQARLQQYMNRELPDVQAGFRKGRGTRDQIANIRWIMEKARKFQKNIYFCFIDYAKAFDCVDH; encoded by the coding sequence atgggaaagactagggatctcttcaagaaaatcagagataccaagggaacatttcatgcaaagatgggctcgataaaggacagaaatggtatggacctaacagaagcagaagatattaagaagagatggcaagaatacacagaagaactatacaaaaaagatcttcacgacccagataatcacgatggtgtgatcactgacctagagccagacatcctggaatgtgaagtcaagtgggccttagaaagcatcactacgaacaaagctagtggaggtgatggaatttcagttgagctcttccaaatcctgaaagatgatgctgtgaaagtgctgcactcaatatgccagcaaatttggaaaattcagcagtggccacaggactggaaaaggtcagttttcattccaatcccaaagaaaggcaatgccaaagaatgttccaactaccgcacaattgcactcatctcacacgctagtaaagtaatgctcaaaattctccaagccaggcttcagcaatacatgaaccgtgaacttcctgatgttcaagctggttttagaaaaggcagaggaaccagagatcaaattgccaacatccgctggatcatggaaaaagcaagaaagttccagaaaaacatctatttctgctttattgactatgccaaagcctttgactgtgtggatcac